Proteins from a genomic interval of Drosophila melanogaster chromosome 2R:
- the Cirl gene encoding Calcium-independent receptor for alpha-latrotoxin, isoform E yields the protein MFPKSLSVLNSRCAHKQSCGVLAATSMFGDPCPGTHKYLEAHYQCISAAQTSTTTNRPSPPPWVLSNGPPIFGNGSGLIHPPGVGAGAPPPPRLPTLPGVVGISGNPGLFNVPPQHTAVTHSTPSSSTTAVGGGRLKGGATSTTTTKHPAGRHDGLPPPPQLHHHHNHHGEDTASPTKPSSKLPAGGNATSPSNTRILTGVGGSGTDDGTLLTTKSSPNRPPGTAASGSVVPGNGSVVRTINNINLNAAGMSGGDDESKLFCGPTHARNLYWNMTRVGDVNVQPCPGGAAGIAKWRCVLMKRIPDSGYDEYDDDISSTTPAPSGGDCLHNSSSCEPPVSMAHKVNQRLRNFEPTWHPATPDLTQCRSLWLNNLEMRVNQRDSSLISIANDMSEVTSSKTLYGGDMLVTTKIIQTVSEKMMHDKETFPDQRQREAMIMELLHCVVKTGSNLLDESQLSSWLDLNPEDQMRVATSLLTGLEYNAFLLADTIIRERSVVQKVKNILLSVRVLETKTIQSSVVFPDSDQWPLSSDRIELPRAALIDNSEGGLVRIVFAAFDRLESILKPSYDHFDLKSSRSYAILSNDSDVNAGEIQQRLRILNSKVISASLGKGRHIQLSQPITLTLKHLKTENVTNPTCVFWNYIDHAWSANGCSLESTNRTHSVCSCNHLTNFAILMDVVDEHQHSLFTMFDGNMRIFIYISIGICVVFIVIALLTLKLFNGVFVKSARTSIYTSIYLCLLAIELLFLLGIEQTETSIFCGFITIFLHCAILSGTAWFCYEAFHSYSTLTSDELLLEVDQTPKVNCYYLLSYGLSLSVVAISLVIDPSTYTQNDYCVLMEANALFYATFVIPVLVFFVAAIGYTFLSWIIMCRKSRTGLKTKEHTRLASVRFDIRCSFVFLLLLSAVWCSAYFYLRGAKMDDDTADVYGYCFICFNTLLGLYIFVFHCIQNEKIRREYRKYVRQHAWLPKCLRCSKTSISSGIVTGNGPTAGTLCSVSTSKKPKLPLGVSEEAHDDPQQQQQTPVPITEDAIMGATSDCELNEAQQRRTLKSGLMTGTLQAPPQTLGGHVVLERGSTLRSTGHASPTSSAGSTHLIFAHKQQQQQQQQGPLGESYYHQPDYYSWKQPSTGTGGLKTPREYYNNAGAAASSPQQAHEVFYWTQKPNSGHNGKKKRGAGGVPASPSGSLHSRTAAASQVLFYPSYKKTKPGQPTGYPQYAEALDPPLATGNAAAYYQQQQQLRRQQLHQQQQQQQQQQLSSDEEQAEQHAHLLHLQRRAGSQQQLPAPPPHMAQYQQEFMQRQYRNKHSNCDLGMGDAYYNQGSVGGADGGPVYEEILSNRNSDVQHYEVGDFDVDEVYNNSVGTGVFNNMRAAVAAGGSRYGGGSLSGGSVSSRSQQQQLKKQQQQQSLAQQRSARRCTADDDDDEDEEEDEEATAAEQLHDSVCDEDEEEDESDLEDDAHGLPPQSDERMRRLMAMQDEDFKRRFQRQLRKHGAPLDYGALPPGAGPQPEHNGAVFGVSGGVGEGSLRGAFRQQQQQALNAKSPGGRLAVNELFGHGNSGPPLPPANQTPAQKRQQLQKLSPQSTTSSSSHTSHSNPNPHPHQLTHPHPHQHPPHHQQRHLSAMLDENNTVRCYLEPLAK from the exons ATGTTTCCCAAGTCACTCAGCGTACTGAACTCAAG aTGTGCCCACAAGCAGAGCTGCGGCGTGTTGGCAGCCACGAGCATGTTCGGGGATCCCTGTCCCGGTACCCACAAGTATCTGGAGGCACACTACCAGTGCATAAGTGCAGCCCAAACTTCGACGACGACCAACAGGCCCAGTCCGCCGCCATGGGTGCTGAGCAATGGTCCGCCGATCTTTGGCAACGGCAGTGGACTGATCCATCCGCCCGGGGTTGGAGCGGGTGCGCCGCCCCCGCCGAGACTTCCCACACTTCCCGGAGTGGTGGGAATCAGTGGGAATCCCGGCCTGTTCAACGTACCACCGCAACACACCGCCGTCACGCACTCCACGCCCTCGAGCAGCACGACAGCCGTGGGCGGTGGACGTTTGAAGGGTGGGGCCACCTCCACGACGACCACCAAGCATCCGGCTGGCCGCCATGATGGtctgccaccgccgccgcaactgcaccaccaccacaaccaccacgGTGAAGACACTGCCTCACCCACCAAGCCGAGCAGCAAGCTGCCGGCTGGCGGTAATGCCACTTCACCATCCAACACGAGGATACTCACGGGCGTCGGAGGTTCCGGAACTGATGACGGAACCCTACTGACCACAAAGAGCTCACCCAACCGCCCACCGGGCACTGCGGCCAGTGGATCCGTTGTCCCCGGGAACGGCAGCGTGGTGCGCACCATCAACAATATTAATTTGAACGCAGCCGGGATGTCCGGAGGCGATGATGAGTCCAAGTTGTTTTGCGGCCCCACTCATGCCCGCAATTTGTACTGGAACATGACTCGAGTGGGTGATGTGAATGTTCAGCCCTGTCCTGGCGGAGCAGCCGGCATCGCCAAGTGGCGTTGCGTTCTAATGAAGAGGATACCCGACTCCGGCTACGATGAGTACGATGATGACATCAGTTCGACAACTCCGGCACCCAGCGGTGGCGACTGTctgcacaacagcagcagctgcgagCCGCCGGTGAGCATGGCCCACAAGGTAAACCAGCGTCTGCGCAACTTTGAGCCCACCTGGCATCCCGCGACACCTGATCTGACGCAATGCCGCAGCCTTTGGCTCAACAATCTGGAAATGCGAGTAAACCAGCGGGACTCCTCCTTGATCTCCATCGCCAACGATATGTCCGAAGTGACCAGTAGCAAAACGCTCTACGGCGGCGACATGTTGGTCACCACGAAGATTATCCAAACAGTGTCCGAGAAGATGATGCACGACAAGGAGACCTTCCCGGATCAGCGACAGCGCGAGGCTATGATCATGGAGTTGTTGCATTGTGTGGTCAAAACCGGCTCCAACCTGCTGGACGAATCGCAGCTGTCCTCGTGGTTGGATCTCAATCCGGAGGACCAAATGCGTGTAGCCACATCCTTGCTAACTGGCCTGGAATACAATGCCTTTCTGCTGGCGGATACGATCATCAGGGAGCGCAGCGTGGTGCAAAAAgtcaaaaatatat TGCTCTCCGTTCGAGTTCTGGAAACCAAGACTATCCAGTCCAGCGTGGTCTTCCCAGATTCGGATCAGTGGCCCTTGAGTTCGGATCGTATTGAGCTGCCACGAGCTGCTCTAATAGATAATAGTGAAGGCGGTCTGGTGCGAATTGTATTCGCCGCCTTCGATCGCCTGGAATCCATTCTAAAGCCCAGCTATGATCACTTCGATCTCAAGAGCTCCCGCAGTTACG CCATCCTGAGCAACGACAGCGATGTCAACGCGGGGGAGATCCAACAGCGCCTACGCATCCTGAACAGCAAGGTGATCTCGGCCAGCTTGGGCAAGGGGCGTCACATACAACTCTCCCAGCCCATAACCCTGACACTGAAACATCTGAAGACCGAGAATGTAACGAATCCCACCTGCGTGTTCTGGAACTATATTGACCA tgcGTGGTCTGCCAACGGATGCAGTCTGGAGTCCACTAACCGCACGCACAGCGTCTGCAGTTGCAACCACCTGACAAACTTTGCCATACTAATGGACGTTGTGGATGAGCACCAGCATTCGTTGTTCACCATGTTCGATGGAAACATGCGCATATTCATCTACATAAGCATCGGCATCTGCGTGGTCTTCATAGTTATCGCCCTGCTAACGCTGAAGCTGTTCAATGGGGTCTTTGTGAAG TCCGCGCGCACCTCGATCTATACCAGCATTTACCTTTGCCTCCTGGCCATCGAGCTGCTCTTTCTCCTGGGCATTGAACAGACCGAAACAAGCATTTTCTGCGGCTTCATTACTATTTTCCTACACTGTGCCATCCTATCGGGCACCGCCTGGTTCTGTTACGAAG CCTTCCATTCGTACTCAACGCTCACCTCGGACGAGCTCCTGCTGGAGGTGGACCAGACGCCCAAGGTGAACTGCTACTACCTCTTGTCCTACGGACTGTCGCTGAGCGTGGTGGCCATCTCGCTGGTCATCGATCCCAGCACCTATACCCAAAACGATTATTGCGTGCTGATGGAGGCGAATGCCTTGTTTTATGCCACCTTTGTAATACCAGTGCTTGTCTTCTTTGTG GCTGCCATTGGTTACACATTCCTCTCCTGGATTATAATGTGCCGCAAAAGTCGCACGGGTCTAAAGACCAAGGAACATACTCGCCTCGCTAGCGTGCG GTTCGACATACGCTGCTCCTTTGTGTTCCTCTTGCTGCTCAGCGCTGTTTGGTGCTCGGCCTACTTCTATTTGCGAGGAGCCAAAATGGACGATGACACGGCTGATGTGTATGGATACTGCTTCATCTGCTTCAACACATTGCTGGGGCTCTATATCTTCGTGTTCCATTGCATTCAAAACGAAAAGATCCGGCGGGAGTATCGGAAGTATGTGAGACAGCACGCTTGGCTGCCCAAGTGCTTGCGCTGCTCGAAAACATCAATTTCCTCGGGCATTGTTACCGGCAATGGACCCACAGCCGGAACCCTTTGCAGCGTCTCCACGTCCAAGAAGCCCAAGCTGCCGTTAGGAGTGAGCGAAGAGGCGCATGACGAtccccagcagcaacagcagacaCCAGTGCCCATCACAGAGGATGCCATTATGGGAGCCACCTCTGATTGTGAACTGAACGAGGCCCAGCAAAGAAGAACCCTAAAAAGTGGCCTAATGACGGGCACACTACAGGCTCCACCGCAGACCCTTGGTGGCCATGTTGTGCTCGAAAGAGGTAGCACTCTCCGCTCCACTGGTCATGCCTCACCCACCAGCTCTGCCGGGTCCACACACCTGATTTTTGCGcacaagcaacaacaacaacagcagcaacagggaCCTTTGGGCGAGTCTTACTACCATCAGCCGGACTACTACAGCTGGAAGCAACCATCAACTGGAACAGGAGGATTGAAAACACCGCGGGAGTACTACAATAATGCGGGTGCTGCTGCATCATCGCCGCAACAGGCGCACGAGGTATTCTACTGGACTCAAAAGCCGAACAGCGGCCACAATGGCAAAAAGAAGAGGGGCGCCGGAGGAGTTCCCGCCTCGCCTAGTGGATCTCTGCACAGTCGCACGGCCGCCGCCTCCCAGGTGCTTTTCTATCCATCGTACAAGAAGACCAAGCCTGGCCAGCCAACAGGCTATCCGCAATACGCGGAGGCGTTGGACCCACCACTAGCCACTGGCAATGCGGCTGCCtactaccagcagcagcaacagttgcgtCGCCAGCAGctacatcagcagcagcaacagcagcagcagcagcaactctcCTCGGACGAGGAGCAGGCCGAGCAACATGCTCACCTGTTGCACCTGCAACGACGAGCTGGtagccagcagcagctcccTGCTCCACCGCCACACATGGCGCAGTACCAGCAGGAGTTTATGCAGCGCCAGTATAGAAATAAGCATTCCAACTGTGATCTGGGCATGGGCGATGCCTACTACAACCAAGGCAGCGTCGGCGGCGCGGATGGTGGGCCGGTCTACGAGGAGATCCTCAGCAACCGCAACTCGGATGTGCAGCATTACGAGGTGGGTGACTTCGATGTGGACGAGGTGTACAACAATAGCGTTGGCACTGGCGTCTTCAACAACATGAGAGCGGCGGTGGCCGCCGGCGGTAGTCGGTACGGCGGCGGAAGCCTGAGTGGCGGCAGTGTCTCGTCCAGgagccaacagcagcagctcaagaagcagcagcaacaacagtcgcTGGCTCAGCAAAGATCGGCTCGACGCTGCACGGcggatgacgatgacgacgaagacgaggaggaggatgaggaggcaACGGCCGCGGAGCAATTGCACGACAGCGTCTGtgatgaggatgaggaggaggacgagagCGACTTGGAGGATGATGCTCATGGATTGCCACCGCAGAGCGATGAGCGGATGCGTCGTCTGATGGCGATGCAGGACGAGGATTTTAAGCGGCGGTTTCA ACGTCAGCTGCGCAAACATGGAGCGCCTCTTGACTACGGGGCTTTGCCACCAGGAGCAGGACCGCAACCCGAGCACAACGGTGCGGTTTTTGGGGTTAGCGGCGGCGTTGGTGAGGGCTCCCTGCGTGGCGCATtccggcagcagcagcagcaagcacTGAATGCCAAGTCGCCAGGCGGCCGTTTGGCGGTAAATGAGCTATTCGGTCACGGCAACTCGGGACCACCGCTGCCGCCGGCGAATCAGACGCCCGCGCAGAAGCGCCAGCAGCTACAGAAACTGTCACCACAGTCCACCACATCATCGTCGTCGCATACATCACACAGCAATCCCAATCCGCATCCCCACCAGCTAACCCATCCGCATCCCCATCAGCATCCTCCGCACCATCAGCAGCGCCACCTGTCGGCCATGCTCGATGAGAACAACACGGTGCGATGTTATCTGGAACCACTGGCTAAGTGA
- the Cirl gene encoding Calcium-independent receptor for alpha-latrotoxin, isoform K produces MFPKSLSVLNSRCAHKQSCGVLAATSMFGDPCPGTHKYLEAHYQCISAAQTSTTTNRPSPPPWVLSNGPPIFGNGSGLIHPPGVGAGAPPPPRLPTLPGVVGISGNPGLFNVPPQHTAVTHSTPSSSTTAVGGGRLKGGATSTTTTKHPAGRHDGLPPPPQLHHHHNHHGEDTASPTKPSSKLPAGGNATSPSNTRILTGVGGSGTDDGTLLTTKSSPNRPPGTAASGSVVPGNGSVVRTINNINLNAAGMSGGDDESKLFCGPTHARNLYWNMTRVGDVNVQPCPGGAAGIAKWRCVLMKRIPDSGYDEYDDDISSTTPAPSGGDCLHNSSSCEPPVSMAHKVNQRLRNFEPTWHPATPDLTQCRSLWLNNLEMRVNQRDSSLISIANDMSEVTSSKTLYGGDMLVTTKIIQTVSEKMMHDKETFPDQRQREAMIMELLHCVVKTGSNLLDESQLSSWLDLNPEDQMRVATSLLTGLEYNAFLLADTIIRERSVVQKVKNILLSVRVLETKTIQSSVVFPDSDQWPLSSDRIELPRAALIDNSEGGLVRIVFAAFDRLESILKPSYDHFDLKSSRSYAILSNDSDVNAGEIQQRLRILNSKVISASLGKGRHIQLSQPITLTLKHLKTENVTNPTCVFWNYIDHAWSANGCSLESTNRTHSVCSCNHLTNFAILMDVVDEHQHSLFTMFDGNMRIFIYISIGICVVFIVIALLTLKLFNGVFVKVRNGSNPLPHQRSGSRRQQNNIRDQTHESLTLTTPTSQSNVPPPSHGNTNFIQHNSIRNSHRNNLNYNVQQQQQQQQQQVVAAAAAAVVLSNQPQRNMQHAMNNLNLNLHQHGQQTAAAAAAAASIAAALQQHAVQASNASNNLNISHNYLQQQHVQQQQQQQRGQQPQPHPHRNHNLNVDGNGLDNTNNIIMQANMDDLQYKWWWW; encoded by the exons ATGTTTCCCAAGTCACTCAGCGTACTGAACTCAAG aTGTGCCCACAAGCAGAGCTGCGGCGTGTTGGCAGCCACGAGCATGTTCGGGGATCCCTGTCCCGGTACCCACAAGTATCTGGAGGCACACTACCAGTGCATAAGTGCAGCCCAAACTTCGACGACGACCAACAGGCCCAGTCCGCCGCCATGGGTGCTGAGCAATGGTCCGCCGATCTTTGGCAACGGCAGTGGACTGATCCATCCGCCCGGGGTTGGAGCGGGTGCGCCGCCCCCGCCGAGACTTCCCACACTTCCCGGAGTGGTGGGAATCAGTGGGAATCCCGGCCTGTTCAACGTACCACCGCAACACACCGCCGTCACGCACTCCACGCCCTCGAGCAGCACGACAGCCGTGGGCGGTGGACGTTTGAAGGGTGGGGCCACCTCCACGACGACCACCAAGCATCCGGCTGGCCGCCATGATGGtctgccaccgccgccgcaactgcaccaccaccacaaccaccacgGTGAAGACACTGCCTCACCCACCAAGCCGAGCAGCAAGCTGCCGGCTGGCGGTAATGCCACTTCACCATCCAACACGAGGATACTCACGGGCGTCGGAGGTTCCGGAACTGATGACGGAACCCTACTGACCACAAAGAGCTCACCCAACCGCCCACCGGGCACTGCGGCCAGTGGATCCGTTGTCCCCGGGAACGGCAGCGTGGTGCGCACCATCAACAATATTAATTTGAACGCAGCCGGGATGTCCGGAGGCGATGATGAGTCCAAGTTGTTTTGCGGCCCCACTCATGCCCGCAATTTGTACTGGAACATGACTCGAGTGGGTGATGTGAATGTTCAGCCCTGTCCTGGCGGAGCAGCCGGCATCGCCAAGTGGCGTTGCGTTCTAATGAAGAGGATACCCGACTCCGGCTACGATGAGTACGATGATGACATCAGTTCGACAACTCCGGCACCCAGCGGTGGCGACTGTctgcacaacagcagcagctgcgagCCGCCGGTGAGCATGGCCCACAAGGTAAACCAGCGTCTGCGCAACTTTGAGCCCACCTGGCATCCCGCGACACCTGATCTGACGCAATGCCGCAGCCTTTGGCTCAACAATCTGGAAATGCGAGTAAACCAGCGGGACTCCTCCTTGATCTCCATCGCCAACGATATGTCCGAAGTGACCAGTAGCAAAACGCTCTACGGCGGCGACATGTTGGTCACCACGAAGATTATCCAAACAGTGTCCGAGAAGATGATGCACGACAAGGAGACCTTCCCGGATCAGCGACAGCGCGAGGCTATGATCATGGAGTTGTTGCATTGTGTGGTCAAAACCGGCTCCAACCTGCTGGACGAATCGCAGCTGTCCTCGTGGTTGGATCTCAATCCGGAGGACCAAATGCGTGTAGCCACATCCTTGCTAACTGGCCTGGAATACAATGCCTTTCTGCTGGCGGATACGATCATCAGGGAGCGCAGCGTGGTGCAAAAAgtcaaaaatatat TGCTCTCCGTTCGAGTTCTGGAAACCAAGACTATCCAGTCCAGCGTGGTCTTCCCAGATTCGGATCAGTGGCCCTTGAGTTCGGATCGTATTGAGCTGCCACGAGCTGCTCTAATAGATAATAGTGAAGGCGGTCTGGTGCGAATTGTATTCGCCGCCTTCGATCGCCTGGAATCCATTCTAAAGCCCAGCTATGATCACTTCGATCTCAAGAGCTCCCGCAGTTACG CCATCCTGAGCAACGACAGCGATGTCAACGCGGGGGAGATCCAACAGCGCCTACGCATCCTGAACAGCAAGGTGATCTCGGCCAGCTTGGGCAAGGGGCGTCACATACAACTCTCCCAGCCCATAACCCTGACACTGAAACATCTGAAGACCGAGAATGTAACGAATCCCACCTGCGTGTTCTGGAACTATATTGACCA tgcGTGGTCTGCCAACGGATGCAGTCTGGAGTCCACTAACCGCACGCACAGCGTCTGCAGTTGCAACCACCTGACAAACTTTGCCATACTAATGGACGTTGTGGATGAGCACCAGCATTCGTTGTTCACCATGTTCGATGGAAACATGCGCATATTCATCTACATAAGCATCGGCATCTGCGTGGTCTTCATAGTTATCGCCCTGCTAACGCTGAAGCTGTTCAATGGGGTCTTTGTGAAGGTAAGAAACGGCTCCAATCCCTTGCCGCATCAGCGGTCGGGCAGCAGACGCCAGCAAAACAATATTCGCGACCAGACCCACGAGTCCTTGACCCTGACCACGCCAACCAGTCAGTCCAATGTGCCGCCGCCCAGTCATGGGAACACGAACTTTATCCAACACAATTCCATCCGCAACTCACACCGCAACAATCTGAACTACAATgtccaacagcagcagcagcaacagcaacaacaagttgttgcggcagctgctgctgctgttgtgctgTCCAATCAGCCGCAGCGAAATATGCAACATGCCATGAACAACTTGAATCTGAATCTGCATCAGCACGGTCAGCAgacggctgctgctgcagctgctgctgcctcaaTAGCCGCTGCACTGCAGCAACATGCAGTTCAGGCCAGCAACGCCAGCAATAACCTCAACATCAGCCACAActatctgcagcagcagcatgtccagcagcagcagcagcagcagcgtggCCAGCAGCCGCAGCCACATCCGCACCGCAATCACAACCTTAATGTGGACGGCAATGGATTGGATAACACGAACAACATCATTATGCAGGCCAACATGGACGACTTACAATAtaagtggtggtggtggtga